One stretch of Flavobacterium sp. 9 DNA includes these proteins:
- the tyrS gene encoding tyrosine--tRNA ligase translates to MKNLVEELKWRGLYHDSMPGTEEQLLKEVTTAYIGFDPTADSLHIGSMVQIILLVHLNRTGHKAIALVGGATGMIGDPSGKSNERNLLNEETLAKNVAGIKSVLSRFLDFNSNEANAPVMVNNYDWMKEFSFIDFAREVGKRITVNYMMAKDSVKKRLSGEGEGMSFTEFTYQLIQGYDFYHLYKNNNCLLQMGGSDQWGNITTGTELVRRMGGENAKAFALTTPLITKADGSKFGKSEGGNVWLDADKTSVYKFYQFWVNSTDVDAEKYIKIFTFLDKETIDGLIEEHKAAPHLRVLQKKLAEEITIFVHSKEELEKAIQASNILFGNSTSEDLKQLDEATFLEVFDGVPQAEVAKADLENGIDIVTVLNEKTGFFKSNGEARRALTANSISVNREKIKEDFVLTANDLINNQFVLLQSGKKNYFVIRAV, encoded by the coding sequence ATGAAGAATCTAGTTGAAGAATTAAAGTGGCGCGGGTTGTACCATGATAGCATGCCCGGAACGGAAGAACAATTGCTTAAAGAAGTGACTACGGCGTATATTGGTTTTGATCCAACGGCAGATTCTCTACATATTGGTAGTATGGTTCAGATTATTTTATTGGTTCACTTGAATAGAACTGGCCATAAAGCGATTGCTTTGGTTGGTGGTGCTACCGGAATGATTGGTGATCCATCTGGAAAATCTAATGAGAGAAATTTGTTGAACGAAGAAACTTTGGCTAAAAATGTTGCCGGAATTAAAAGTGTTCTGTCGCGTTTCTTAGACTTTAATTCAAACGAAGCAAATGCTCCGGTTATGGTGAATAACTATGACTGGATGAAGGAGTTTTCGTTTATTGATTTTGCTCGTGAAGTTGGAAAACGTATCACAGTGAATTATATGATGGCGAAAGACTCTGTAAAAAAGAGATTAAGTGGAGAAGGTGAAGGAATGTCTTTTACTGAATTTACATACCAATTAATTCAAGGATACGATTTTTATCATTTATATAAAAACAATAATTGCCTTTTGCAAATGGGAGGTTCTGACCAATGGGGAAATATTACCACAGGTACAGAATTAGTTCGCAGAATGGGTGGAGAAAATGCTAAAGCGTTTGCTTTAACAACACCTTTGATTACAAAAGCGGACGGATCTAAATTTGGGAAATCTGAAGGAGGAAATGTTTGGTTGGATGCTGATAAAACTTCAGTTTACAAATTTTACCAATTTTGGGTAAATTCAACTGATGTTGATGCTGAGAAATATATCAAAATTTTCACTTTCTTAGATAAAGAGACAATTGATGGTTTAATCGAAGAACACAAAGCTGCTCCGCATTTAAGAGTTTTACAGAAGAAATTGGCTGAAGAAATTACCATTTTTGTTCACAGTAAAGAAGAGTTGGAAAAAGCTATTCAGGCTTCAAATATTTTATTCGGAAACTCAACTTCAGAAGATTTAAAACAATTGGATGAAGCGACTTTTTTAGAAGTATTTGACGGTGTTCCGCAAGCTGAAGTTGCAAAAGCAGATTTAGAAAACGGAATTGATATTGTTACTGTTTTAAATGAAAAAACGGGTTTTTTTAAATCAAACGGTGAGGCAAGACGTGCTTTAACTGCAAATTCAATTTCTGTAAACAGAGAAAAAATCAAAGAAGATTTTGTATTAACGGCAAATGATTTAATTAATAATCAGTTTGTGTTATTGCAAAGCGGAAAGAAAAATTATTTTGTAATAAGAGCGGTTTAA
- a CDS encoding NAD-dependent epimerase/dehydratase family protein, whose amino-acid sequence MVLVTGGTGLVGAHLLLHLIENGENVRAIYRNPNNIQKTKSVFELYKKADLFEKIHWLEADILDVPSLEIAFIDIEYVYHSAALISFDPKNEDSLRKTNIEGTANMVNFSLAKGIKKFCFVSSIAALGDLAPHETYITEETDWNPEKPHSDYAISKYGAEMEVWRAVQEGLDIIIINPGVILGPIPKTKNDIHGSAELYSKVANGLSFYTLGSTGFIAVNDVVKIARDLMKSDIKNERFTLIADNIVFRDILNTIAHTLKVKKPSIHAKPVLMNFLWIADGIFSTLFFQKRSITKATAKASYSKNLYSNEKIKTALGGTVFSDVHRYVQEVSKL is encoded by the coding sequence ATGGTATTAGTAACTGGAGGTACAGGTTTAGTAGGCGCACATTTATTACTTCATTTAATTGAAAATGGAGAAAACGTTCGGGCTATTTACCGAAATCCTAACAATATCCAAAAGACGAAATCAGTTTTTGAATTGTATAAAAAAGCTGATTTGTTCGAAAAAATTCATTGGCTTGAAGCCGATATTCTTGACGTTCCTTCCCTGGAAATTGCTTTTATTGATATCGAATATGTTTATCATTCCGCCGCTTTAATTTCTTTCGATCCAAAAAATGAAGATTCGCTTCGAAAGACCAATATTGAAGGAACAGCCAATATGGTGAATTTTTCTTTGGCTAAAGGAATAAAGAAATTTTGCTTCGTAAGTTCTATCGCCGCTCTAGGAGATTTAGCGCCACATGAAACTTATATTACCGAAGAGACAGATTGGAATCCAGAGAAACCTCACAGCGATTATGCTATTTCTAAATATGGTGCCGAAATGGAAGTTTGGCGCGCCGTTCAGGAAGGATTAGATATTATAATTATAAATCCGGGCGTAATTTTAGGACCTATTCCAAAAACAAAAAATGACATCCACGGAAGTGCCGAATTATACTCAAAAGTAGCCAACGGACTTTCTTTTTATACTTTAGGAAGTACTGGTTTTATAGCAGTAAACGATGTTGTAAAAATAGCCCGAGACTTGATGAAAAGCGACATTAAAAACGAACGTTTTACATTGATTGCTGATAATATTGTTTTCCGAGATATTCTAAATACAATTGCTCACACTCTAAAAGTCAAGAAACCTAGTATTCATGCGAAACCAGTTTTAATGAATTTCCTTTGGATTGCAGACGGAATATTTTCAACTTTATTTTTCCAAAAAAGAAGCATCACCAAAGCAACCGCAAAAGCCTCTTATTCAAAGAATTTATATTCTAATGAAAAAATAAAAACCGCTCTTGGAGGAACGGTTTTTTCAGATGTACATCGATACGTACAAGAAGTTTCGAAGTTGTAA
- a CDS encoding DUF4296 domain-containing protein, giving the protein MKNCILIVLVLFLSVSCKKELVKQPAKLIERGKMIDIMYDLSLLEAIKYQNPMSVDSNETNPTKFIFQKYKVDSLQFAQNNMYYAADYERYKDMFDEISKRLAKNQRATDSLVKIDEKKEAKIKKEEAKKGIKQTPKSSDEKPANKVNVDSIRRMINLNKKK; this is encoded by the coding sequence ATGAAAAATTGTATTCTAATAGTATTGGTTTTGTTCCTTTCTGTAAGTTGTAAAAAAGAGTTGGTAAAACAACCTGCAAAACTTATTGAGAGAGGAAAGATGATTGATATTATGTATGATTTGTCTCTTTTGGAAGCTATTAAATATCAAAATCCGATGTCGGTAGATTCAAATGAAACAAATCCGACTAAATTTATTTTCCAAAAATATAAAGTGGATAGTTTGCAGTTTGCTCAAAACAATATGTATTATGCTGCCGATTATGAACGCTATAAAGATATGTTTGATGAAATTAGCAAACGATTAGCAAAGAATCAAAGAGCAACAGATTCTCTGGTTAAAATTGATGAAAAGAAAGAGGCTAAAATAAAGAAAGAAGAGGCAAAAAAAGGCATAAAACAAACTCCTAAATCTTCTGATGAAAAGCCTGCAAATAAAGTAAATGTTGATTCTATCAGAAGAATGATAAATTTGAATAAAAAGAAATAA